In Tribolium castaneum strain GA2 chromosome 4, icTriCast1.1, whole genome shotgun sequence, one DNA window encodes the following:
- the LOC103315038 gene encoding uncharacterized protein LOC103315038, with the protein MAERNVRESNCFPSDSKISELIKTVTQMLKKPTVEADLCQVLDDLLVKVNESDSYLENGIFNINFAEAALLLQSTTDLYGKKVEMLWNIIFDYQKRMISHEKNADKEHELEKLEERKRKYKRKRKTNVAEAQSNSLVNNLSFGTTEVDYLNQSYESNDLAKEWGKFNNQPLDNSSCHLVIGKNLFLPNDPVHTEDNDYIGRLDQFHSASLIEDIFDLEREKLITDEYNCITGMRVDTHIVNDYLQENSIPSNESQNSYSKHLDDYISEFRENHKNPEHVQLKESIVCLERLPINVLKDQLRRISFADSLFDDDNMSSISGACPSPCHSLANHESEDLDQMSRTLENRSKSCSQDSAFYEDEDHLNESSASLEITDVPPNCSTPQETTSDNPSSTSVLPPPKITQESKSPITDNTLCLASSAIVTNSRISKRRLPVDPQEKEERIKKQKMERRAKMLEKTLAKLASGITVSYHKFEKFCRLQYKPSDNEGTISQDMSESEDSESDSDDEPFLGFPENEQETSDVEDTLDTSDLQPPLSPIPEPHVPEEIPQVHPSTSRNIPMVCDLDEEEMSRRNVREWRSGILPKLKKLENKSDFNIHEYGSKIMEPLEVGEQQRFGDLVQGKSAAEVTRFFVATLQLANTLNVEISGAKPGEVSNDTFQIKVLDKSRHHEMLEEYQAPSEETFTERLERAKAMNPKVSLHSTPSMGPPAKSKYTKTTRKKLF; encoded by the exons ATGGCGGAACGAAACGTGCGagaaagtaactgttttccatcCGATTCAAAGATAAGTGAGCTGATTAAAACAGTAACCCAAATGCTGAAAAAACCAACGGTTGAAGCCGACCTGTGCCAG GTTTTAGACGATTTGTTAGTTAAAGTTAACGAATCGGATAGTTACCTTGAGAATGGcatatttaacattaatttcgcGGAAGCGGCTCTCCTACTACAAAGTACGACTGATCTCTACGGCAAAAAAGTGGAAATGTTGTGGAATATCATTTTTGATTACCAGAAGCGCATGATAAGTCATGAAAA AAACGCAGACAAGGAGCACGAGCTTGAGAAGCTGGAAGAAAGGAAACGCAAATACAAGCGTAAAAGGAAAACAAATGTTGCTGAAGCGCAATCAAACAGTTTGGTTAATAATCTATCGTTCGGAACCACCGAAGTTGATTACTTGAATCAGAGCTATGAGAGCAATGATTTGGCCAAAGAGTGGGGGAAGTTTAACAATCAACCACTGGATAACAGTTCTTGTCACTTGGTAAttggcaaaaatttgtttttgcccAATGATCCAGTCCACACTGAAGATAATGATTACATTGGACGACTGGATCAGTTCCATTCTGCTTCACTCATTGAAGATATTTTTGATCTAGAAAGGGAGAAATTAATCACAGACGAGTATAATTGTATCACTGGGATGAGGGTCGACACTCACATAGTCAACGACTACTTGCAAGAAAACTCAATACCGAGCAATGAGTCACAAAATTCTTACTCTAAACACTTGGATGATTACATAAGCGAATTTAgagaaaatcacaaaaatccGGAACACGTGCAGTTGAAAGAAAGCATAGTGTGTTTGGAGCGGTTGCCTATTAACGTGTTAAAGGATCAACTTAGAAGAATAAGTTTTGCCGATTCGTTATTTGACGATGACAATATGAGCTCAATATCGGGGGCTTGTCCAAGTCCTTGTCACTCTCTTGCCAATCATGAATCGGAAGATCTGGATCAAATGAGCCGCACTTTGGAAAATAGGAGCAAGTCCTGTAGTCAAGATTCAGCTTTTTATGAAGATGAGGATCATTTGAACGAATCAAGTGCGTCTTTGGAGATTACTGATGTTCCCCCAAATTGTAGTACTCCTCAAGAGACAACTAGTGATAATCCCTCCAGTACTTCAGTGTTACCACCTCCAAAAATCACACAAGAATCAAAGTCTCCAATAACCGATAATACGCTATGTTTGGCTTCGTCTGCTATTGTTACAAATTCTAGGATTAGTAAAAGACGGCTTCCTGTAGATCCTCAG gaGAAAGAAGAAAGAATCAAGAAACAGAAAATGGAAAGGCGGGccaaaatgttggaaaaaacATTGGCAAAGTTGGCATCTGGCATAACCGTCAGTTatcacaaatttgaaaaattttgtcgaTTGCAGTACAAACCATCAGATAATGAAG gAACCATTTCTCAAGACATGTCGGAATCAGAGGACTCGGAATCCGATTCAGACGATGAACCCTTTCTTGGTTTTCCCGAGAACGAGCAAGAAACGTCAGATGTGGAGGATACGCTGGATACGAGCGACTTGCAGCCGCCTCTCTCCCCTATTCCCGAACCCCATGTACCTGAAGAAATTCCGCAAGTTCATCCATCAACTTCAAGAAACATCCCCATGGTCTGTGATTTAGACGAGGAAGAAATGTCCCGAAGGAACGTCCGGGAATGGCGGTCTGGCATTCTtcccaaattgaaaaaattggaaaacaaATCGGATTTCAACATTCACGAATACGGCTCGAAAATCATGGAACCACTTGAAGTCGGGGAACAACAACGGTTTGGAGATTTGGTTCAAGGGAAAAGCGCAGCGGAAGTTACTCGATTCTTCGTCGCAACTTTACAATTAGCCAACACGCTCAACGTTGAGATAAGTGGGGCCAAGCCAGGAGAGGTGTCTAATGACACTTTCCAAATTAAAGTTTTGGATAAGAGTAGACATCATGAAATGTTGGAGGAGTATCAAGCGCCGTCCGAGGAAACGTTCACGGAGAGATTAGAGAGAGCGAAAGCGATGAATCCCAAAGTCTCGCTACATTCCACCCCTAGCATGGGACCGCCTGCCAAGTCCAAATATACGAAAACAACacgcaaaaagttgttttGA